The proteins below are encoded in one region of Pelagibacterium flavum:
- a CDS encoding MarR family winged helix-turn-helix transcriptional regulator: MNTLVLEPNRAVQAPTKTALSALRKILRKTELNSKALMRETGLTPSQLIFMQLLDDGLEHTAGSVAARMGITQATTTALIHKLEALNMVARRKGQTDRRQVWLSLTEKGRKILEIAPDGAHAQFHDAFSNLEEWEQLMLIAALERVASMLDAEDDAAAVLASDPVLAPRAEPGA, translated from the coding sequence GCAAGCCCCGACAAAGACTGCGCTTTCGGCGCTGCGCAAAATCCTGCGCAAGACAGAGCTCAATTCAAAGGCGCTGATGCGCGAGACGGGGCTGACCCCGTCCCAGCTCATCTTCATGCAGTTGCTCGATGATGGCCTTGAACATACTGCCGGTTCGGTCGCGGCGCGCATGGGCATTACCCAGGCAACGACAACCGCGCTGATCCACAAGCTCGAGGCGCTCAACATGGTGGCGCGCCGCAAGGGGCAGACCGACCGGCGACAGGTCTGGCTGAGCCTGACCGAGAAGGGCCGCAAGATCCTCGAAATCGCGCCCGACGGCGCGCACGCGCAGTTTCACGACGCGTTTTCCAATCTCGAGGAATGGGAACAGCTCATGCTGATCGCGGCGCTGGAGCGGGTCGCTTCCATGCTCGATGCCGAGGACGACGCCGCGGCGGTCCTGGCATCCGATCCGGTGCTGGCTCCGCGTGCGGAGCCAGGCGCCTAG